From one Ignavibacteria bacterium genomic stretch:
- a CDS encoding patatin-like phospholipase family protein, giving the protein MTKACPSPRPTIALVLTGGGARGLAQAGVLKQLEHAGIAPDIVVGTSIGAVVGGLYAAGYSGSEIDSILRNAHWDKVLSLQDNTRRETMFYAQKTEEDRSILKLRFRDFTFLPPQALSSSSKFASVIQEYLWRSPYNTVTNFDSLRCRFRAVATNLSDGRWVALSNGNLATAIQASATFPLRYAPVRLDTSVLVDGGLVANIPTEAAKELRPDIIIVVNTVSGYMPQTDLVDALDLATQSLTAAMKQSDSINLGAADFVITPDIPDYSTFDFSNAAAIIDSGAKAGQQAIPKIQTLIRKAQIRFNSDSTIRRTPEQQDSIMMSTMILSVVLNASPDLTGISAVDSVLQEMHGRSWSSNFVHHYQWQLQRALHTSGWPFAFVRSMTYDSVAKRVTVWLDGGMLNSVQVSSLRPVDHQDIIKEFTINSGSHFSIDDLRNTSERLRSSELFADVEMSVVPASGTGVNIVVGATDRGNQLLKIGARTDNERYAQASFDFIHQSLFSSGVRLGLHGLISSRIGEAALNAELPRILGTLWTAGLKLYAGFKEVWTYERSPRSTRTKVITDRTGNFSEDRYGLRLSAGRQLERNGIILAEFRYEYQRYQNMSAKPSDPYQPITTVRGVIRWDDRATVAFPQSGRMINLSLESGFLTPQTGISFTKVFALLSPVLNLEPFALLPSVQIGAADNSLPAAELFSLGGQDMFLGMREDQERGRQLVLGNIEVRYRLPIDILFPTYVSVQYNLGAVWAYPEQIKLSVLKHGVGTTFGLDTPIGPVKLSLGKRFWFLNNPANVASEPLLGYFSFGVRLY; this is encoded by the coding sequence GTGACAAAGGCATGTCCATCACCCCGACCAACAATTGCGCTTGTTCTTACCGGTGGCGGTGCACGCGGTCTTGCCCAGGCTGGCGTTCTTAAACAACTTGAGCATGCCGGCATCGCTCCTGACATTGTTGTTGGAACCAGCATTGGTGCTGTAGTAGGTGGGTTGTACGCGGCCGGATATTCGGGGTCTGAAATCGACAGTATTCTTAGAAATGCACACTGGGATAAGGTCTTGTCGCTCCAGGACAATACCAGGCGTGAAACCATGTTTTATGCTCAGAAAACCGAAGAAGATCGGAGCATCCTTAAACTTCGATTCCGTGACTTTACATTTCTGCCCCCCCAGGCTCTGAGCAGCAGCTCGAAGTTTGCCAGCGTGATCCAGGAGTATTTATGGAGGAGTCCGTACAATACCGTCACCAATTTCGACAGCCTTCGCTGCAGATTTCGAGCCGTGGCTACCAACCTTTCAGACGGTAGGTGGGTTGCCCTCAGCAATGGTAACCTTGCTACGGCAATACAGGCCAGCGCCACCTTTCCGTTACGGTATGCTCCCGTGCGGTTAGACACGTCGGTATTGGTTGACGGGGGTCTGGTTGCCAACATCCCCACTGAGGCGGCAAAGGAGCTCCGTCCGGATATTATCATTGTTGTTAACACTGTCAGCGGTTACATGCCGCAAACAGACCTTGTTGATGCACTCGACCTTGCTACGCAGTCACTTACTGCTGCCATGAAGCAAAGTGACAGCATCAACCTTGGTGCTGCTGACTTTGTGATCACGCCGGACATACCGGATTATTCAACATTTGATTTTTCAAACGCCGCAGCGATTATTGATTCGGGTGCCAAAGCCGGACAGCAGGCAATTCCCAAGATTCAAACTCTGATACGGAAGGCGCAGATACGATTCAATTCAGACTCTACAATCCGGCGTACACCAGAACAGCAGGACAGTATCATGATGAGCACCATGATCTTGAGTGTTGTTCTGAACGCCTCGCCGGACCTTACCGGTATTTCTGCTGTTGACTCTGTTCTTCAGGAAATGCATGGCAGAAGTTGGAGCAGCAACTTTGTTCATCACTATCAGTGGCAGTTACAAAGAGCACTCCACACCTCGGGATGGCCATTTGCATTTGTACGATCAATGACGTACGACTCTGTAGCAAAACGGGTTACTGTGTGGCTGGACGGTGGCATGCTGAACTCCGTTCAGGTAAGCTCACTGCGACCAGTTGATCATCAAGATATCATCAAGGAATTTACTATTAACTCAGGCTCCCACTTTTCTATCGATGATCTTCGGAACACGAGCGAACGCCTCCGGTCAAGTGAACTGTTTGCCGACGTAGAAATGTCTGTTGTTCCTGCCAGCGGTACCGGGGTGAATATTGTGGTTGGGGCAACAGACAGAGGCAACCAGCTGCTCAAAATCGGTGCCCGAACAGATAACGAGCGCTATGCCCAGGCAAGCTTTGACTTCATCCATCAAAGCTTGTTTTCAAGTGGCGTCAGGCTGGGCCTTCACGGACTAATCTCTTCACGTATCGGAGAAGCTGCCCTCAATGCGGAACTGCCAAGAATCCTGGGAACCCTGTGGACAGCCGGCCTTAAGCTGTATGCCGGCTTCAAAGAGGTATGGACGTACGAAAGATCGCCCCGTTCAACCAGAACCAAGGTGATTACCGACCGTACCGGAAACTTTTCCGAAGACAGATACGGGTTGCGCCTTAGTGCCGGGCGCCAGTTGGAACGAAATGGCATAATCCTGGCCGAGTTCAGATACGAATATCAGCGGTACCAGAATATGTCAGCCAAGCCCTCGGATCCATACCAGCCAATCACAACGGTACGGGGAGTAATTCGCTGGGATGACAGGGCAACGGTTGCCTTCCCACAGAGCGGACGTATGATCAATCTGTCACTGGAATCAGGCTTCCTGACGCCTCAAACCGGTATCTCCTTTACCAAGGTCTTTGCCCTGTTGTCGCCAGTCCTTAATCTGGAACCGTTCGCTCTTCTGCCATCGGTGCAGATTGGCGCTGCAGACAACAGCCTCCCAGCGGCAGAGCTGTTTTCGCTGGGCGGACAAGACATGTTTCTGGGTATGCGTGAAGACCAGGAGCGTGGCAGGCAACTGGTACTGGGAAACATTGAAGTCAGATACCGGCTTCCCATCGACATACTGTTCCCTACCTACGTGAGTGTGCAGTATAATCTTGGCGCTGTCTGGGCGTATCCGGAGCAAATAAAACTGTCGGTTCTTAAACACGGTGTTGGCACCACATTTGGCCTTGACACACCGATCGGCCCGGTAAAGCTAAGCCTGGGGAAACGCTTCTGGTTCCTCAACAATCCTGCAAATGTTGCATCCGAGCCACTGCTGGGATATTTCTCCTTTGGCGTACGATTGTACTAA
- a CDS encoding SDR family NAD(P)-dependent oxidoreductase, with translation MNIIITGATSGIGLALASMLGTAGSRLVLAGRRTNRLQNAVRTIHELGGQALGVTTDLESETSCIDLARQAEEYLGMVDVVIHNAGRGNCAAVQDTGTDIWRTMFALNVDAPFYLTRALLPAMIRSNNGHHIYVSSMAGKIGYPFNAAYVAAKHALVGFVAALRAELITTSINATVICPSGVSTEWSHVTEQRSIHDLYSRAIPASRTICKEMGLPLAPLKKMMSADEVAAIIVNVLRTGRSSDVYTHEGTAELAYLACSNRIALEDQHRGLWTAMNTVYYQQDPL, from the coding sequence ATGAATATCATCATTACCGGTGCAACCTCAGGCATCGGCCTTGCACTTGCCTCCATGCTGGGTACTGCCGGATCCCGGCTTGTTCTGGCAGGCCGGCGCACCAACAGACTGCAGAACGCAGTGCGGACCATTCATGAGCTGGGCGGACAAGCCTTGGGAGTAACCACAGACCTGGAATCAGAGACGTCGTGCATCGATCTGGCACGGCAGGCTGAAGAGTATCTGGGGATGGTTGACGTTGTAATACATAATGCGGGACGAGGGAACTGCGCTGCTGTTCAGGACACCGGAACCGATATATGGCGTACGATGTTTGCTCTAAACGTGGATGCTCCGTTTTATCTTACACGGGCACTGCTGCCGGCCATGATCAGGAGCAACAATGGTCATCATATTTATGTTAGCAGCATGGCCGGTAAAATTGGTTATCCCTTTAACGCAGCCTACGTTGCTGCCAAGCATGCACTGGTGGGCTTTGTGGCTGCATTGCGGGCAGAGCTGATCACCACCAGCATCAATGCAACCGTAATTTGTCCCTCCGGAGTGAGCACCGAGTGGAGTCATGTTACCGAACAGCGGTCGATTCATGATTTATACTCCAGGGCAATTCCGGCATCGCGCACGATATGCAAGGAGATGGGGCTGCCATTAGCCCCTTTAAAGAAGATGATGTCGGCGGATGAGGTTGCTGCAATTATCGTGAATGTGCTGAGAACCGGGCGAAGTTCTGATGTTTATACTCATGAAGGTACGGCGGAGCTTGCCTACCTTGCATGTTCCAACCGAATTGCTTTAGAAGATCAGCATCGTGGACTATGGACAGCAATGAACACTGTGTATTATCAGCAGGATCCACTGTAA
- a CDS encoding acylphosphatase: MASVHYLISGKVQGVGYRRFALYHANRLDLTGFITNLEDKTVECIAQGSTGNLSEFEMLLRQGPAHSRVESVQCTDLETEPRVYSGFRIL; the protein is encoded by the coding sequence ATGGCAAGTGTTCACTATTTAATTTCAGGGAAGGTACAGGGAGTTGGATACCGGCGCTTTGCACTTTACCATGCAAACAGGCTGGACTTGACTGGCTTTATTACAAATCTTGAAGATAAAACTGTAGAGTGTATCGCACAGGGAAGTACCGGCAATCTGTCGGAATTCGAGATGCTTCTACGACAGGGCCCGGCACACAGTCGCGTTGAATCGGTGCAATGTACTGACCTCGAAACTGAACCCAGAGTTTATTCCGGCTTTCGAATACTATGA
- a CDS encoding SDR family NAD(P)-dependent oxidoreductase — MKNKVVLVTGASSGIGRACMLTFLQAGATVIGWARRPIEVVEQLADGRLYTHRVDVRDREAVRTCYASLPQTLQHIDVLVNNAGLSRGLSPLHQGSDTDWDEMIDTNIKGLLWVTKCVLPGMIQRGSGTIINVASIAGRQPYPGGNVYSATKAAVKMISDSLQIDINGTGVRVCSIDPGMVDTEFSLVRFHGDAQRAQSVYQGLTPLAAEDVADAALWVATRPPHVSVHDMLLMPTAQATATIVSRKV; from the coding sequence ATGAAGAACAAAGTTGTACTCGTAACCGGAGCATCTTCGGGAATTGGCAGGGCATGCATGCTGACGTTTTTGCAGGCAGGTGCAACAGTGATAGGCTGGGCCCGACGTCCGATAGAGGTGGTAGAACAGCTTGCGGACGGAAGACTATACACACACCGTGTTGATGTTAGAGACCGGGAAGCCGTTCGCACGTGTTATGCGTCACTGCCACAAACTTTGCAGCACATTGATGTTCTGGTCAACAATGCCGGACTGTCGCGTGGCCTTAGCCCCCTTCACCAGGGTTCCGACACAGACTGGGATGAGATGATTGACACCAATATTAAAGGTTTGCTGTGGGTGACCAAGTGTGTGTTGCCGGGCATGATACAGCGCGGATCCGGTACGATCATAAACGTCGCATCTATCGCGGGCCGACAGCCGTATCCAGGCGGGAATGTGTATTCGGCAACCAAGGCTGCCGTAAAGATGATAAGTGACAGTTTGCAAATCGATATTAACGGAACCGGTGTACGGGTATGTTCCATTGACCCTGGCATGGTTGACACGGAATTCAGCCTTGTTCGCTTTCATGGCGATGCTCAGCGGGCCCAATCGGTATATCAGGGACTAACCCCGCTCGCTGCCGAGGATGTTGCCGATGCCGCACTGTGGGTGGCAACCCGACCGCCGCATGTAAGCGTACATGATATGCTCCTGATGCCAACAGCGCAGGCAACAGCTACAATTGTTTCAAGAAAGGTATAA
- a CDS encoding insulinase family protein, which yields MYSTPPLSNSRFQIILPELQTITLYDGTRVNIIEKPTAGLVTIKVIFHTGNVNGTVPGAIAFMAELLTRRTKCKDAVQWNTYIEQRGCTIAATTSHSNVVFTGTGLAEHFSFLVDALGECLGQPGLNEIELERLKLQWITEAHINHSDPEWLAGRAMHIACYGNHRYGTPVRGNVVNMEEHTIQGQWEAYRTMVSAQRDIVVTGPLSSDDVAATVRNLLHDFPTPRPSGLPDDVREVPHTAVVAGIPDALQTVYSIAMPAVGYHHPDYARLLLVTTVLGGYSLARLFMELRERKAYTYGAYSELIVRRYSAITIITTAVGSEYSADALDSIADIVHELAAAPIPAEELHNAKQFLLGEFLRRTETAGQLADLIQTGVIHELPWSFFADSLQHLQNATPEDLLSVQHTYLTPDQWSIGVSGNPSQLMDAVGRHSGGVRLWEPDVSDTEE from the coding sequence ATGTATTCAACCCCTCCGCTTTCGAATTCTCGGTTTCAGATCATACTTCCTGAACTTCAGACGATTACGCTGTACGATGGAACCCGGGTAAACATCATAGAAAAGCCCACTGCCGGTTTAGTTACGATAAAGGTGATTTTTCACACCGGTAATGTGAATGGTACCGTACCGGGTGCCATTGCGTTTATGGCGGAACTGTTAACACGGAGAACGAAGTGCAAGGATGCCGTGCAGTGGAACACCTATATTGAACAGCGTGGTTGTACCATTGCGGCAACTACCTCGCACAGCAATGTGGTGTTTACCGGTACCGGCTTAGCCGAACATTTTTCTTTCCTGGTTGACGCTTTAGGCGAATGTTTAGGTCAGCCCGGATTAAACGAGATTGAACTGGAACGTCTGAAGTTGCAGTGGATTACCGAGGCGCACATCAACCACAGCGATCCGGAATGGCTGGCCGGCAGGGCAATGCATATTGCCTGCTACGGGAACCATCGGTACGGAACTCCGGTTCGAGGGAATGTAGTTAACATGGAAGAGCATACCATCCAGGGTCAATGGGAAGCATATCGTACCATGGTATCTGCGCAACGCGATATTGTAGTTACCGGACCCCTATCATCTGATGATGTCGCAGCTACAGTGCGTAACCTCTTACACGATTTCCCAACGCCACGCCCCTCAGGTTTGCCGGATGATGTCAGAGAAGTACCGCATACAGCAGTAGTGGCAGGCATACCCGATGCGTTGCAGACAGTGTATTCGATTGCTATGCCTGCCGTTGGGTACCATCATCCCGATTATGCACGGCTGCTGCTTGTAACAACAGTGCTGGGAGGTTATTCGCTTGCACGACTGTTCATGGAGCTTCGCGAGCGGAAAGCGTATACCTACGGCGCATATTCCGAGCTGATTGTTCGCCGGTATTCTGCAATTACCATCATCACCACTGCCGTTGGATCCGAATACTCGGCTGACGCGCTGGATAGTATTGCTGACATTGTTCACGAGTTAGCAGCGGCACCCATTCCTGCGGAGGAACTGCACAATGCAAAGCAATTCCTGCTTGGCGAATTCCTGCGGAGGACCGAGACTGCCGGTCAGCTTGCAGATCTGATTCAAACAGGTGTTATTCACGAACTGCCCTGGAGTTTTTTTGCGGACAGCTTGCAGCACTTACAAAACGCAACGCCTGAAGATCTGCTATCGGTCCAGCATACCTACCTCACGCCCGACCAATGGTCCATAGGCGTTAGCGGTAACCCCTCGCAGCTCATGGACGCAGTAGGCCGGCACTCCGGAGGGGTTAGGCTATGGGAGCCGGATGTATCGGATACAGAGGAATAA
- a CDS encoding cysteine desulfurase: MIYADYASTTPVDPAVLREMQPFFTEVFFNTSSNHAGGIATQRAVMKARMDIARCLGTTMGSVLFTSGSTEAISLAVLGHFRNSAQRRPGQPNTFVTCATEHAAMLDTAKQLQKEGYTVRIVDVDADGVVIPESLRNALDETVLMVSVMAVNNETGVIQDVKSIASAAHDVGALFMTDATQAFGKLPLNVTDLGADLLCISAHKIYGPKGTGALICVTPESKVLQPLQFGGGQENGVRSGTLNVPGIVGLAAAGTLAYQMLDEESKRIKALRDTFEESMKQLGATVNGEGAERCYHVSNITFKDVTADALLDILDDVCCSKGSACSSAKTTPSHVLKAMGLSDYSASCSLRFSFGRYSTDSEVQLLIQRLIAVALTSK, encoded by the coding sequence ATGATATACGCCGATTATGCATCTACAACGCCGGTGGATCCGGCAGTACTCCGTGAAATGCAGCCGTTTTTTACCGAGGTGTTCTTTAACACATCAAGCAACCATGCCGGTGGTATAGCTACACAACGCGCTGTTATGAAGGCCCGGATGGACATTGCCCGTTGTTTGGGAACAACAATGGGGAGTGTATTGTTTACCAGCGGCTCCACCGAAGCCATTTCTCTGGCTGTTCTCGGGCATTTCCGCAATTCCGCGCAGCGCCGTCCAGGACAACCAAATACCTTTGTGACGTGCGCCACCGAGCATGCTGCCATGCTGGATACCGCCAAGCAGCTGCAAAAAGAAGGCTATACTGTACGGATCGTTGATGTTGATGCTGACGGAGTAGTGATACCTGAAAGCCTCAGGAATGCACTCGATGAAACGGTACTCATGGTATCGGTTATGGCAGTTAACAACGAGACCGGTGTTATCCAGGATGTCAAATCCATTGCATCGGCTGCCCATGACGTTGGTGCACTGTTTATGACGGATGCCACCCAGGCATTTGGGAAACTCCCCCTGAACGTAACAGATCTGGGTGCTGACTTGCTGTGTATTTCCGCACACAAGATATACGGACCCAAAGGAACAGGTGCACTGATTTGTGTCACGCCAGAGAGCAAGGTGCTCCAGCCCCTTCAGTTTGGTGGTGGACAGGAAAACGGAGTTCGCAGCGGTACCCTGAATGTACCCGGTATTGTGGGTCTGGCAGCAGCCGGAACTCTTGCCTATCAGATGCTCGACGAAGAAAGCAAGAGGATTAAAGCCCTCCGTGACACCTTCGAGGAATCAATGAAACAACTTGGAGCCACGGTTAACGGTGAAGGGGCTGAAAGATGCTACCACGTTTCGAACATTACGTTTAAGGATGTAACGGCTGATGCTTTACTGGACATACTGGATGACGTTTGTTGCAGCAAAGGGAGCGCCTGCTCTTCGGCAAAAACAACACCCAGCCATGTACTGAAAGCAATGGGCTTGTCAGATTATAGTGCATCATGCTCACTACGGTTCTCATTTGGACGTTATAGCACCGACAGTGAGGTACAGTTGTTAATTCAGCGCTTGATTGCTGTAGCACTGACGTCAAAGTAA
- a CDS encoding AAA family ATPase translates to MTDTEQLKQLSAGIQTVREEISKVIIGQTDIVEQLLVSLFARGHCLLVGVPGLAKTLLIRTLANSLDLSFSRVQFTPDLMPGDITGTEVIEDNRTTGQKSFRFVKGPVFANIVLADEINRTPPKTQAALLEAMQEHNVTAAGTTYKLPEPFFVLATQNPIEQEGTYPLPEAQLDRFMFNLLLDYPSFTEELQIVRSTTLESLTQVSTVMGADQILASQNLVRRVPIAENVVEYAVKLVQATRPATSDNAMVRDFVAYGAGPRASQYLVLGAKARAAITGRPTPEIADVVAVTLPVLRHRIVTNFNAEAEGVSVDTIISSLVAGMAR, encoded by the coding sequence ATGACAGACACAGAACAACTGAAACAATTATCAGCAGGAATACAGACCGTACGGGAAGAAATCAGTAAGGTTATTATTGGTCAAACGGACATTGTTGAGCAGCTACTGGTATCGTTGTTCGCTCGCGGACACTGTCTGCTGGTAGGCGTACCCGGACTGGCCAAAACGCTGCTTATTCGAACGTTAGCCAACTCTCTTGATTTATCGTTCTCACGAGTACAGTTTACACCCGACCTGATGCCGGGCGACATTACGGGTACAGAAGTTATCGAAGACAACCGGACCACTGGACAGAAAAGCTTCCGTTTTGTTAAGGGCCCTGTATTTGCCAACATAGTGCTGGCTGACGAAATAAACCGTACTCCGCCCAAAACACAGGCGGCCTTGCTTGAAGCAATGCAGGAGCACAATGTAACTGCTGCCGGCACAACCTATAAACTGCCGGAGCCGTTTTTTGTTCTTGCAACCCAGAATCCAATCGAGCAGGAAGGTACCTATCCGTTGCCAGAAGCTCAGCTGGACCGCTTTATGTTTAACCTGCTGCTGGACTACCCCTCGTTTACAGAGGAGCTGCAGATCGTTCGGTCAACCACGCTTGAAAGTTTAACCCAGGTTAGCACGGTGATGGGTGCCGATCAAATTCTTGCCTCGCAGAATTTGGTTCGAAGAGTTCCGATTGCCGAGAATGTTGTTGAATATGCAGTGAAACTGGTGCAGGCAACAAGACCCGCCACTTCTGACAATGCAATGGTACGAGATTTTGTTGCGTACGGTGCCGGCCCCAGAGCCTCGCAATATCTTGTGCTTGGGGCAAAAGCACGTGCCGCTATTACCGGACGTCCGACGCCCGAGATTGCCGATGTTGTTGCCGTAACATTGCCAGTACTCCGTCATCGTATAGTAACGAATTTTAATGCTGAAGCTGAAGGCGTATCTGTTGACACGATAATTTCATCGCTGGTGGCAGGTATGGCGCGGTAA
- the der gene encoding ribosome biogenesis GTPase Der — protein MELVAIVGRPNVGKSTLFNRIIEERHAIVESEPGVTRDRLYAKAEWAGKHFQLVDTGGIVPQSDELFDKAIREQAFMAIDEADHIVFVVDSRDGITPTDREIAHILRQSSKPVTLVVNKCDAPNSDLAAAEFYELGLGDPFPISALNGRSTGDFLDHVVDDFSDKSEETDTRLKIAIVGRPNVGKSSLTNALLGKDRMVVTPIAGTTRDAIDSVVTYYGREIVLIDTAGLRRRSQIKESVEVYSTMRTSRAIDRADVVIVMIDATQGLEQQDKRILSEVEQARRGMIIVVNKWDLVEKDTHTADAFTRKIKEELRTMDYVPVVFISALTKQRITKLLEMAEAIQQRRMMRIATHEVNERLIEILERTPPPAIRGRDLRINYVTQVKSGPPVFAFFLNYPDLLPDSYKRYIERQLRQLYDYTGVPISFVFRKKNKDRE, from the coding sequence ATGGAATTGGTAGCAATTGTTGGCAGGCCAAATGTAGGTAAGAGCACCCTCTTCAATCGGATTATTGAGGAGAGGCACGCCATTGTTGAAAGTGAACCTGGGGTAACTCGAGACAGGTTATATGCCAAGGCAGAGTGGGCAGGAAAACACTTCCAGCTTGTGGACACCGGGGGGATTGTCCCGCAAAGCGATGAGCTGTTTGACAAAGCAATTCGCGAGCAGGCGTTTATGGCAATTGATGAGGCGGATCACATCGTGTTTGTAGTTGACTCACGTGATGGTATAACACCAACTGACAGGGAAATCGCCCATATTCTCAGGCAGAGCTCCAAGCCGGTGACCCTGGTTGTTAATAAATGCGATGCTCCCAATAGTGACCTCGCTGCTGCCGAATTTTATGAATTGGGTCTGGGTGATCCGTTTCCCATCAGCGCCCTAAATGGACGCAGTACGGGTGACTTTTTAGATCACGTGGTCGACGATTTCTCGGATAAGTCCGAAGAAACTGATACAAGGCTGAAGATTGCAATCGTGGGAAGACCTAACGTTGGGAAAAGCTCACTGACCAATGCGCTTCTGGGTAAGGACAGGATGGTGGTTACGCCAATCGCCGGAACAACCCGGGATGCTATCGACAGCGTAGTTACGTATTATGGCAGAGAGATTGTGCTCATTGATACTGCCGGGTTGCGCAGGCGAAGTCAGATTAAAGAAAGCGTTGAAGTGTATTCAACCATGCGTACCTCCAGGGCCATTGACCGGGCTGATGTGGTAATTGTAATGATTGATGCTACACAGGGTCTGGAACAGCAAGACAAGCGCATCCTCTCGGAAGTAGAACAGGCACGCAGGGGGATGATAATTGTTGTTAACAAATGGGACCTTGTTGAGAAAGACACGCATACTGCCGATGCCTTCACCAGAAAAATAAAGGAAGAACTGCGAACGATGGACTACGTGCCGGTAGTGTTTATCAGTGCGTTAACCAAGCAGAGAATCACCAAGCTGTTAGAAATGGCTGAAGCAATCCAACAGCGCCGGATGATGCGTATAGCCACGCACGAGGTAAATGAAAGGCTGATCGAAATTCTGGAACGCACACCGCCACCGGCTATCCGCGGCAGGGACCTCCGAATCAACTACGTTACCCAGGTAAAATCCGGACCTCCGGTATTTGCTTTCTTCCTAAACTATCCCGACCTGCTTCCCGACTCGTACAAGCGATATATCGAGCGGCAGCTTCGGCAACTATACGATTATACCGGAGTGCCAATTTCCTTCGTCTTTCGAAAGAAAAATAAAGATCGTGAATAA
- a CDS encoding rhodanese-like domain-containing protein → MTNLISTDVLKRRIENSEELIILDVRTNEEWDEFHLPGAIHIPLHELESRLSEIECHKDCEIIVYCRSGGRSGQACMFLELSGFCKPVNLKGGISAW, encoded by the coding sequence ATGACTAATTTGATATCAACAGATGTTCTTAAACGACGGATTGAAAACAGCGAAGAACTCATCATCCTGGATGTACGGACCAACGAAGAATGGGATGAATTCCACCTTCCGGGAGCAATCCATATCCCCCTTCACGAACTTGAATCAAGGCTAAGTGAGATTGAGTGCCATAAAGACTGCGAAATCATCGTGTACTGTAGGTCGGGCGGTCGGTCAGGCCAGGCATGCATGTTTCTTGAACTGAGCGGATTCTGCAAGCCCGTGAATCTCAAGGGCGGAATCTCGGCCTGGTAG
- a CDS encoding Crp/Fnr family transcriptional regulator: MSPHAKIDTTLLSPKLSFLQNLATVEYVTMSRGSIFYAENSGCIRVGFLVQGSVRVFKEHDSGRSITLYRLGPGDGCILSMSCALSNPIHTASAVVDEDAVIATMSVEAFNNLVHQNRAARDYVFAEFASRLADAMLLVEEVTFSKMDERIADILLEYGIRHQSNVIKITHEQLADEAGTAREVVTRLLHDFNQKGFVKLSRGNIEILDRHGLARIGN, translated from the coding sequence ATGAGTCCACATGCCAAAATTGACACCACCCTGTTGTCGCCCAAACTGTCGTTCTTGCAAAATCTCGCAACCGTTGAATACGTAACCATGTCGCGCGGCTCAATTTTCTATGCCGAGAATTCAGGCTGTATTCGAGTTGGTTTTTTAGTCCAGGGAAGCGTGCGGGTGTTTAAGGAACACGACAGCGGACGTTCCATCACGCTATATCGCCTGGGGCCGGGAGACGGTTGTATTCTTTCTATGAGTTGTGCATTAAGCAATCCCATTCACACGGCATCGGCGGTAGTGGACGAAGACGCCGTTATTGCTACAATGAGCGTGGAGGCGTTTAACAACCTGGTCCATCAGAACCGCGCAGCACGCGATTATGTGTTTGCAGAGTTTGCCTCAAGGCTGGCAGATGCCATGTTGCTCGTAGAAGAAGTTACGTTTTCAAAAATGGATGAGCGCATTGCCGATATTCTGCTGGAATATGGTATAAGGCACCAAAGTAATGTAATAAAGATAACTCACGAGCAACTTGCCGACGAGGCAGGAACAGCCCGTGAAGTAGTCACCCGACTGTTGCACGATTTTAATCAGAAGGGCTTTGTTAAGCTCTCTCGTGGCAATATCGAGATTTTGGACAGACACGGATTAGCACGTATTGGGAATTAA
- a CDS encoding sigma-70 family RNA polymerase sigma factor has product MEISERHLSRIIQSAFRQLSADDIEDVLAEVRSAIFTAQSAGKVILNVHAYSCTVAKRRASVYARQKRRYVSAEADPLDDSEGWTVLDTLTADAGSGNCEDEIDVASVLREVPRHYATVLRRHYLEGEDFGLIASAEGVSDVCIRKRHERALKWARKRFKPRE; this is encoded by the coding sequence ATGGAAATCAGTGAACGCCACCTGTCACGCATCATTCAGTCCGCCTTCCGGCAACTCAGTGCCGATGACATCGAAGACGTACTTGCCGAAGTTCGCAGTGCGATTTTCACGGCCCAGTCAGCCGGGAAGGTAATTCTGAACGTCCATGCATACTCCTGTACCGTTGCCAAACGCAGGGCAAGTGTTTATGCCAGACAGAAACGCCGATATGTATCGGCAGAGGCTGACCCGCTTGATGACTCTGAAGGCTGGACGGTTCTGGATACGCTAACTGCCGACGCTGGCAGTGGGAACTGCGAAGATGAAATCGACGTTGCCAGTGTGTTGCGCGAGGTACCCAGGCATTATGCTACGGTATTGCGCCGGCATTACCTTGAGGGTGAAGATTTCGGGCTGATAGCCAGTGCCGAAGGCGTTAGTGATGTCTGTATCCGAAAACGTCATGAACGGGCACTGAAATGGGCACGCAAACGGTTTAAACCGCGCGAATGA